Proteins encoded within one genomic window of Manis pentadactyla isolate mManPen7 chromosome 4, mManPen7.hap1, whole genome shotgun sequence:
- the PPIH gene encoding peptidyl-prolyl cis-trans isomerase H isoform X1, with protein sequence MAVANSSPVNPMVFFDVSIGGQEVGRMKIELFADVVPKTAENFRQFCTGEFRKDGVPIGYKGSTFHRVIKDFMIQGGDFVNGDGTGVASIYRGPFADENFKLRHSAPGLLSMANSGPSTNGCQFFITCSKCDWLDGKHVVFGKIIDGLLVMRKIENVPTGPNNKPKLPVVISQCGEM encoded by the exons ATGGCGGTGGCAAATTCAAGCCCTGTTAACCCCATGGTGTTCTTTGATGTCAGCATTGGGGGCCAG GAAGTTGGCCGCATGAAGATCGAGCTCTTCGCAGACGTTGTGCCGAAGACGGCCGAGAATTTTAG GCAGTTCTGCACTGGAGAATTCAG AAAAGATGGGGTCCCAATAGGATACAAAGGGAGCACTTTCCACAG GGTCATAAAGGATTTCATGATTCAGGGTGGAGATTTTGTTAAT GGAGATGGTACTGGGGTTGCCAGTATATACCGGGGGCCATTTGCAgatgaaaattttaaacttaGACACTCAGCTCCAGGCCTGCTTTCCATG GCTAACAGTGGTCCCAGTACAAATGGCTGCCAGTTCTTCATCACCTGCTCTAAGTGTGATTGGCTGGATGGGAAGCACGTAGTGTTTG GAAAAATCATTGATGGACTTCTAGTGATGAGAAAGATTGAG AATGTTCCTACAGGCCCCAACAATAAGCCAAAGCTGCCTGTGGTGATCTCACAGTGTGGGGAGATGTAA
- the PPIH gene encoding peptidyl-prolyl cis-trans isomerase H isoform X2, with translation MSALGASFGLGLLTVFRRSQEVGRMKIELFADVVPKTAENFRQFCTGEFRKDGVPIGYKGSTFHRVIKDFMIQGGDFVNGDGTGVASIYRGPFADENFKLRHSAPGLLSMANSGPSTNGCQFFITCSKCDWLDGKHVVFGKIIDGLLVMRKIENVPTGPNNKPKLPVVISQCGEM, from the exons ATGTCAGCATTGGGGGCCAG TTTTGGATTGGGTCTTCTGACCGTTTTCCGCCGGTCGCAGGAAGTTGGCCGCATGAAGATCGAGCTCTTCGCAGACGTTGTGCCGAAGACGGCCGAGAATTTTAG GCAGTTCTGCACTGGAGAATTCAG AAAAGATGGGGTCCCAATAGGATACAAAGGGAGCACTTTCCACAG GGTCATAAAGGATTTCATGATTCAGGGTGGAGATTTTGTTAAT GGAGATGGTACTGGGGTTGCCAGTATATACCGGGGGCCATTTGCAgatgaaaattttaaacttaGACACTCAGCTCCAGGCCTGCTTTCCATG GCTAACAGTGGTCCCAGTACAAATGGCTGCCAGTTCTTCATCACCTGCTCTAAGTGTGATTGGCTGGATGGGAAGCACGTAGTGTTTG GAAAAATCATTGATGGACTTCTAGTGATGAGAAAGATTGAG AATGTTCCTACAGGCCCCAACAATAAGCCAAAGCTGCCTGTGGTGATCTCACAGTGTGGGGAGATGTAA